Proteins found in one Paraburkholderia caballeronis genomic segment:
- a CDS encoding head-tail joining protein, whose translation MIDFDGTLNAAIESTLGDEKTVVYLPRAGGSIPVLAIFTLITDHVLGDDGDAPANIAVATLGLRVSQLPVPPAQSDSVLVGATTYVVKDVDFDGLGWAYLDLGLQ comes from the coding sequence ATGATCGACTTCGACGGGACGCTGAACGCCGCGATCGAATCGACGCTCGGCGACGAAAAGACGGTCGTCTACCTGCCGCGCGCCGGCGGCAGTATCCCGGTGCTCGCCATCTTCACGCTGATCACCGACCACGTGCTCGGCGACGACGGCGACGCGCCGGCGAATATCGCGGTCGCGACGCTCGGCCTGCGCGTGTCGCAGCTACCGGTGCCCCCAGCGCAGAGCGATAGCGTGCTCGTTGGCGCGACGACCTACGTCGTGAAGGACGTCGATTTCGACGGCCTCGGCTGGGCCTATCTCGACCTGGGGTTGCAATGA
- a CDS encoding DNA circularization protein, producing the protein MSIATLTNFAGSIGGVASAASSLASFLGGPLADSWWGSLRQASFGGVPFAVLATNTRFGSRNVVHEYPFNDDVWIEGLSKLPRRFEITGFLIENSLVYGGGPVIEQRDQLVNACEGGASSLVHPTFGRIDNVACLESEASESVDHGRVIMIRMVFMKTGLRLYPSGTTDSHSLLDSLASSLGVSSALDFARHAAQEVQLGAAVVQTAVSTAVGWYQMALTGVHDVTRLFNSVSTLSGNFGRLFGAGNSGYAGSSPALQAAVSTGPLTTQAAVSSAADQLLAADTANVTAVQQTGAALQDAAANVSDTATFTSAVQAFVAAFSASASGPSDGIRLLTTLAGYAPAADFTGSTIGSVMQAMQDCTAALFRRAAIAAIAQTVANWQPASADDAAAMTSTVTDLLDAEIETAANADDDASFGALRELRNGVVTDLRSRGGGLAALATMTFSDTMPALTIAHRVYGDATRADQLVQQVQPVHPLFMPTSFRALAT; encoded by the coding sequence ATGAGCATCGCAACCCTGACGAACTTCGCCGGAAGCATCGGGGGCGTTGCGTCCGCCGCGAGCAGCCTTGCGTCGTTCCTTGGCGGCCCACTGGCCGATAGCTGGTGGGGCTCGCTGCGTCAGGCGTCGTTCGGCGGCGTGCCGTTCGCGGTGCTCGCAACGAACACGCGGTTCGGATCGCGCAACGTCGTTCACGAGTACCCGTTCAACGACGACGTCTGGATCGAGGGTCTAAGCAAGCTGCCGCGCCGGTTCGAGATCACCGGATTCCTGATCGAGAACAGCCTCGTGTATGGTGGCGGCCCGGTGATCGAGCAGCGCGATCAGTTGGTAAACGCGTGCGAGGGTGGTGCGAGCTCGCTGGTGCATCCGACGTTCGGACGCATCGACAACGTGGCCTGTCTCGAATCGGAGGCGAGCGAAAGCGTCGATCACGGCCGGGTCATCATGATCCGCATGGTCTTCATGAAGACCGGGCTGCGGCTCTATCCGTCGGGAACCACCGACTCGCATTCGCTGCTGGACAGCCTCGCCAGCTCGCTCGGCGTGAGCTCCGCGCTGGATTTCGCGCGCCATGCGGCGCAGGAAGTCCAGTTGGGTGCGGCAGTCGTGCAGACTGCGGTATCGACTGCGGTCGGCTGGTACCAGATGGCGCTGACTGGCGTGCATGACGTCACGCGCCTGTTCAATTCCGTCAGCACGCTCTCCGGCAATTTCGGCCGTCTCTTCGGCGCGGGAAATTCGGGCTATGCGGGATCGAGCCCTGCGCTGCAAGCCGCGGTAAGCACGGGCCCGCTCACCACACAAGCCGCAGTTTCGAGCGCTGCTGATCAGTTGCTGGCGGCCGATACTGCGAACGTCACGGCGGTTCAGCAGACCGGTGCCGCATTGCAGGACGCGGCCGCGAATGTCTCCGATACGGCGACCTTCACATCGGCCGTGCAGGCGTTCGTCGCTGCTTTCTCGGCCAGTGCGTCCGGGCCGTCGGACGGCATCCGGTTGCTGACGACGCTTGCCGGTTATGCGCCGGCGGCTGACTTCACGGGTTCGACAATCGGGAGCGTAATGCAGGCGATGCAGGACTGCACCGCCGCGCTTTTTCGGCGCGCTGCGATCGCTGCGATCGCACAGACGGTTGCCAACTGGCAGCCGGCCTCCGCTGATGACGCTGCCGCGATGACTTCCACTGTCACGGATCTGCTCGACGCGGAGATCGAGACGGCGGCAAACGCGGACGATGATGCCAGTTTCGGCGCGCTGCGCGAGCTGCGCAACGGCGTTGTGACCGATCTGCGCTCGCGCGGTGGCGGCCTCGCGGCACTCGCGACGATGACCTTCAGCGACACGATGCCGGCGCTGACGATCGCACATCGCGTGTACGGCGATGCGACGCGCGCCGACCAGCTCGTGCAGCAGGTGCAGCCCGTACACCCGCTTTTCATGCCTACCTCGTTCCGCGCGCTCGCGACCTGA
- a CDS encoding phage GP46 family protein: MSDIRIVWDVANARGDWALLADDIATGNDLETALLLSLFTDREAATDDVIPDGSNDRRGWWGDDGNIDGLGPTGSRLWLLSRRKSPTDQTLRDAYDYIVEAIQWLIDTGVVARFDVNVQWVKPDMLGAVVVAWPPDGGAAQTFNWAWSEVN, encoded by the coding sequence ATGTCCGACATCCGAATTGTTTGGGACGTCGCCAATGCGCGCGGCGACTGGGCGCTGCTCGCCGATGACATCGCGACGGGCAACGACCTGGAAACGGCGTTGCTGCTGAGCCTCTTCACGGACCGCGAAGCCGCGACGGACGACGTCATTCCGGACGGCTCGAACGACCGGCGCGGCTGGTGGGGTGACGACGGAAATATCGATGGGCTCGGGCCCACCGGCTCCCGCCTCTGGCTGCTCTCGCGCAGAAAGTCACCGACGGACCAGACACTGCGCGACGCATACGACTACATCGTCGAAGCTATCCAGTGGTTGATCGATACCGGTGTGGTCGCGCGCTTCGACGTAAACGTTCAATGGGTCAAGCCAGACATGCTCGGCGCGGTCGTCGTGGCATGGCCACCGGACGGTGGCGCTGCGCAGACTTTCAACTGGGCCTGGAGTGAGGTGAACTGA
- a CDS encoding baseplate J/gp47 family protein, translating to MPYARPTLTDLRKQIWSDITNASGTVFSYLQKAVLRIVSSALAALAFGMYGYLDWIAKQAVPFTAEDEFLAGWGALKGTYLKAATPAIVQAQFTGTPGTPVDAGTAISRSDGMAYVTTENATVAESGTVTVVMQATTAGTAGNCDVGTAMTLDIAIPGVQSTGAVTAMVTEGADVETQDAFRARVMQAFQDPAHGGDKDDYITWATAVAGVTRAWCVPSGFGVGTVVVYFMMDNVESAHAGFPQGTDGVSQFDRGPGGIPRGTVATGDQLTVADAMIDEQPVTALVYLCAPIQNQIGFTIAGLSSASSATQQAVKDAISDVFFREGEPAGTIDLSDIAAAINSVPGTGGYLLTQITSTVDGVTTTYPANTNITNGTGQLPVLGVCNFS from the coding sequence ATGCCGTATGCACGACCGACCCTGACGGATCTGCGCAAACAGATCTGGTCGGATATCACCAACGCCTCGGGCACGGTGTTTTCCTATCTTCAGAAGGCGGTGCTCAGGATCGTTAGCTCGGCGCTCGCGGCGCTCGCTTTCGGCATGTACGGGTATCTCGACTGGATCGCAAAGCAGGCCGTCCCGTTCACGGCTGAGGATGAATTTCTGGCCGGGTGGGGAGCGCTGAAAGGCACGTACCTGAAGGCTGCGACGCCGGCGATTGTGCAGGCCCAGTTCACGGGGACACCGGGCACGCCGGTGGATGCCGGCACCGCGATCTCCCGCAGCGACGGCATGGCTTATGTCACCACCGAGAACGCGACCGTGGCCGAGAGCGGGACGGTGACGGTAGTCATGCAGGCGACGACGGCCGGCACCGCGGGAAACTGCGATGTCGGAACGGCCATGACGCTCGACATTGCCATTCCGGGCGTGCAGTCGACCGGCGCGGTCACCGCGATGGTGACTGAGGGTGCCGATGTCGAGACGCAGGACGCGTTTCGCGCGCGCGTCATGCAGGCATTCCAGGATCCGGCGCACGGCGGCGACAAGGACGATTACATAACGTGGGCGACGGCCGTGGCTGGTGTCACGCGCGCGTGGTGCGTGCCGAGCGGTTTCGGTGTCGGCACCGTCGTCGTCTACTTCATGATGGACAACGTCGAATCGGCGCATGCCGGCTTCCCGCAGGGGACGGACGGTGTCTCGCAGTTCGACCGCGGGCCCGGCGGTATCCCGCGCGGCACTGTCGCGACTGGCGACCAACTCACCGTTGCCGACGCCATGATCGACGAGCAGCCAGTCACCGCGCTCGTCTATCTGTGCGCGCCGATCCAGAACCAGATCGGGTTCACGATCGCGGGCCTGTCGAGCGCCAGCAGCGCGACGCAGCAGGCCGTGAAGGACGCAATCAGCGACGTCTTCTTCAGGGAAGGCGAGCCGGCCGGCACGATCGACCTCTCCGATATTGCGGCCGCGATCAACTCGGTACCGGGCACCGGCGGTTACCTGCTCACGCAGATCACCAGTACCGTCGACGGCGTCACGACGACGTATCCGGCCAACACGAACATCACGAACGGCACCGGCCAGTTGCCTGTGCTCGGTGTGTGTAACTTCTCATAA
- a CDS encoding DUF2635 domain-containing protein, translating to MELSMYVKPAPGVLLRDPVTKQLLSAVPVEGLNVTVAPAEGLQVGDFDLYWVRRLRDGDAVRVAPAAKAVPASQPDKTSA from the coding sequence ATGGAGCTTTCCATGTATGTGAAACCTGCGCCGGGCGTGCTCTTGCGCGACCCGGTCACGAAACAGCTTCTCTCCGCGGTGCCGGTGGAAGGCCTGAACGTCACCGTCGCGCCTGCCGAAGGGCTGCAGGTCGGCGACTTCGACCTGTACTGGGTGCGCCGCCTTCGCGACGGCGATGCTGTTCGCGTGGCGCCGGCCGCCAAAGCAGTGCCCGCAAGCCAGCCCGACAAGACGTCGGCCTGA
- a CDS encoding YmfQ family protein, whose amino-acid sequence MPAPNYGPADYLAALQKLLPRGRVWPRDASATQTRVLAGLTPVFAALSARANNLLIDAFPSSTYELLPEWEETLGLPDPCAGEAPTTAQRVAQVVARLTATGGQSIPYFTAVAAALGYPITITQFVPSRFGNYFGLPFGGADWAFAWQVNAPTFTINSLTFGGSFGTPFATWGNNVLQCELQRFAPAHTILNFQYSD is encoded by the coding sequence ATGCCAGCTCCCAACTACGGTCCTGCCGATTACCTTGCGGCACTGCAAAAGCTGCTGCCGCGCGGGCGCGTATGGCCGCGCGATGCGAGCGCCACGCAAACGCGCGTGCTCGCCGGCCTGACGCCGGTATTCGCCGCGCTGTCCGCCCGCGCGAACAATCTGCTCATCGACGCATTCCCGAGCTCGACCTACGAGCTGCTGCCTGAGTGGGAAGAAACGCTTGGGCTTCCTGATCCGTGCGCGGGCGAAGCGCCGACCACGGCGCAGCGCGTCGCGCAGGTAGTCGCGCGTCTCACGGCGACCGGCGGCCAGTCGATTCCGTATTTCACCGCCGTCGCCGCGGCACTCGGCTACCCGATCACGATCACCCAGTTTGTGCCGTCGCGATTCGGCAATTACTTCGGTCTGCCGTTCGGTGGCGCTGACTGGGCGTTCGCATGGCAGGTGAATGCGCCGACGTTCACGATCAACAGCCTGACGTTTGGCGGGTCGTTCGGCACACCGTTCGCCACGTGGGGAAACAACGTCCTGCAGTGTGAGCTTCAGCGCTTCGCACCTGCTCACACCATCCTCAATTTCCAGTATTCGGACTGA
- a CDS encoding major capsid protein, translating into MASLDVFHQDPFTTIQLTAAVDKYPFQPMGLGELDIFDDEPIRNTALAVEQRQGKLIIIPTSPRGAEGTQRTTETRQARYFKVPRLMHDDTVYANEIQDIRAFGTESELMQVQVEVARRMNGPTGILRNIEYTWEYHRLAAVQGQLLDADGSVLYDWFDEFGITPADEVAFDLSAQTEHTLRPLINQIRRTMARHAQGAFTPNTRIYALCGDEFYDEFTNHVDVIRTFINWSAAADLRDDSQGAAFDTFKFAGVYWMNYRGSDDNTTIKVPDDKVKFFPVGAPGIFRRALAPGESFEWVNTPGKPTYVIPIFDRDRNSWWKMEAYSYPLHICTRPEVLMTGRAGD; encoded by the coding sequence ATGGCCAGCTTGGACGTATTCCATCAGGACCCGTTCACCACGATCCAGCTCACGGCGGCGGTCGACAAGTACCCGTTCCAGCCGATGGGCCTCGGCGAGCTCGACATCTTCGACGACGAGCCGATCCGCAACACCGCGCTCGCCGTCGAGCAGCGCCAGGGCAAGCTGATCATCATCCCGACGTCGCCGCGCGGCGCGGAAGGCACGCAGCGTACGACCGAAACGCGTCAGGCGCGGTACTTCAAGGTGCCCCGTCTCATGCATGACGACACGGTCTACGCGAACGAAATCCAGGACATTCGCGCCTTCGGCACCGAATCCGAGCTGATGCAGGTGCAGGTCGAAGTCGCTCGCCGGATGAATGGCCCCACCGGCATCCTGCGCAACATCGAATACACGTGGGAGTACCACCGGCTGGCCGCCGTGCAGGGGCAACTCCTCGACGCCGATGGCTCGGTGCTGTACGACTGGTTCGACGAGTTCGGCATCACCCCGGCGGACGAGGTCGCGTTCGATCTCTCGGCGCAAACGGAGCATACGCTGCGCCCGCTGATCAACCAGATCCGCCGGACGATGGCGCGTCATGCTCAGGGCGCGTTCACTCCGAACACGCGCATCTATGCGCTGTGCGGCGACGAGTTCTACGACGAGTTCACGAACCACGTCGACGTGATCCGGACGTTCATCAACTGGTCGGCCGCCGCGGATCTGCGCGACGACAGCCAGGGTGCCGCATTCGACACGTTCAAGTTCGCCGGCGTGTACTGGATGAACTATCGCGGTTCGGATGACAACACCACGATCAAGGTGCCGGACGACAAGGTCAAGTTCTTCCCGGTCGGCGCGCCGGGGATCTTCCGCCGCGCGCTCGCGCCGGGCGAGTCGTTCGAATGGGTCAACACGCCGGGCAAGCCCACGTACGTGATCCCGATCTTCGACCGCGACCGCAACTCGTGGTGGAAGATGGAAGCGTACAGCTACCCGCTGCACATCTGCACCCGTCCGGAAGTGCTGATGACCGGCCGCGCCGGCGACTGA
- a CDS encoding phage tail sheath subtilisin-like domain-containing protein: MGDISFPNIPQNLRVPLFYADIDPSRANTGQQTQRALIIGQMLASGTGIANTPQISQGVSDAKSVGGRGSMLALMTAAYRARDTFGEVWYLPLSDGESSVAAAGSLTFASAATATGVLSLYIAGQLVSLVVTSTMTVSQLATALVAQITALPDLPVTAAVDGTTPAKVNITAKNKGLAGNDIDIQLNYRGAASGETTPAGLTATIVAMAAGATNPDLTTALANLGDQEFDFIAMPYTDATSLDAMKAFLSTATGRWSWSKQIYGGGYAAYRGTLGDLTTFGVTRNDEHMSIMGFNGSPTPAWVIAADITAAVAVSARADPAQPLQTVTLATMLAPPLPSRFELTDRNTLLYDGISTFTVADDGTIAIENLITTYQKNSFGDPDDSYLEVETMNTLTYVLRQLKSVVTSKYARKKLAADGTRVLPGTNVITPSMIRADLVAQYQTMEENGYVQGSAVFAQGLVVQQNSQNPNRVDVLYPAILIDQLRIFALLMQFMNIVPATTS, from the coding sequence ATGGGCGATATCTCTTTCCCGAATATTCCGCAGAACCTGCGGGTCCCGCTGTTCTATGCGGACATCGATCCGAGCCGCGCGAATACCGGCCAGCAGACGCAGCGCGCGCTGATCATCGGCCAGATGCTCGCGAGCGGCACCGGCATTGCGAACACGCCGCAGATCAGCCAGGGCGTGAGCGACGCGAAGTCCGTCGGCGGCCGCGGCTCCATGCTCGCACTCATGACCGCCGCGTATCGCGCGCGCGACACGTTCGGCGAGGTCTGGTATCTGCCGCTTTCCGACGGCGAAAGCTCGGTGGCGGCAGCGGGCAGCCTGACGTTCGCGAGCGCGGCCACGGCGACCGGCGTGCTCTCGCTCTACATCGCCGGCCAGCTCGTGTCCCTCGTCGTCACGTCGACGATGACCGTCTCGCAGCTCGCGACCGCGCTGGTTGCGCAGATCACCGCGCTGCCCGATCTGCCGGTCACGGCTGCGGTCGACGGCACGACCCCGGCGAAGGTGAACATCACCGCGAAGAACAAGGGCCTCGCGGGCAACGACATCGACATCCAGCTCAACTATCGCGGCGCGGCATCGGGCGAGACGACGCCGGCCGGGCTGACCGCGACCATCGTCGCGATGGCGGCCGGCGCCACGAACCCGGATCTCACGACCGCGCTCGCGAACCTCGGCGATCAGGAATTCGATTTCATCGCGATGCCGTACACGGATGCGACGTCGCTCGACGCGATGAAAGCGTTCCTGAGCACGGCGACCGGTCGCTGGAGCTGGAGCAAGCAGATCTACGGCGGCGGCTATGCAGCGTATCGCGGCACGCTCGGCGACCTCACGACGTTCGGCGTGACCCGCAACGACGAGCACATGTCGATCATGGGCTTCAACGGCTCGCCCACCCCTGCCTGGGTGATCGCGGCGGATATCACGGCTGCGGTCGCGGTGAGCGCGCGCGCCGATCCCGCGCAGCCGCTGCAGACGGTCACGCTCGCGACGATGCTCGCGCCACCGCTGCCGTCGCGCTTCGAGCTCACGGACCGCAACACGCTGCTCTACGACGGTATCTCGACCTTCACGGTGGCCGACGACGGCACCATCGCGATCGAGAACCTGATCACGACCTACCAGAAGAATTCGTTCGGCGACCCGGACGACAGCTATCTCGAGGTCGAGACGATGAACACGCTGACGTATGTGCTGCGCCAGCTCAAGTCGGTCGTCACGTCGAAGTACGCGCGCAAGAAGCTGGCGGCCGATGGGACTCGCGTGCTGCCGGGCACGAACGTAATCACGCCGTCGATGATCCGGGCGGACCTCGTCGCGCAGTACCAGACGATGGAGGAGAACGGCTACGTGCAGGGGAGCGCCGTGTTCGCGCAGGGTCTGGTCGTCCAGCAGAACTCGCAGAACCCCAATCGCGTCGACGTGCTCTATCCCGCGATCCTGATCGACCAGCTGCGCATCTTCGCGCTGCTGATGCAGTTCATGAACATCGTGCCGGCAACGACGAGCTGA
- a CDS encoding phage baseplate assembly protein V translates to MSGEQGIMSRLARRVLLLVGRARVNLVNDGGAAQQVQVTVNELETIDNLNRLAEFGFTSVPPQGSDVAVVFIGGDRSNGVVVASGHQASRPRGLKAGETMIYTQDGKQIYLTASGGIVIEAKGQPVTINDASNVTCNCSGVFKVVAPGGVEFDTPTVKSTGDIVDHSGTNPNSMAQMRSIYNGHNHNDPQGGTVSTPNQAM, encoded by the coding sequence ATGAGCGGCGAACAGGGAATCATGAGCCGCCTCGCGCGGCGCGTGTTGCTGCTCGTCGGGCGCGCGCGGGTGAATCTCGTGAACGATGGGGGCGCTGCGCAACAGGTGCAGGTGACCGTCAATGAGTTGGAGACGATCGACAATCTGAACCGGCTCGCGGAGTTCGGCTTCACGTCCGTGCCGCCGCAGGGTTCCGACGTTGCCGTCGTGTTTATCGGCGGCGACCGCAGCAACGGCGTGGTCGTCGCGTCCGGTCATCAGGCGTCGCGCCCGCGCGGGCTGAAGGCCGGCGAGACGATGATTTACACGCAGGACGGCAAGCAGATCTATCTCACCGCGTCCGGCGGCATCGTCATCGAGGCGAAGGGGCAGCCGGTGACTATCAACGATGCCAGCAACGTGACGTGCAACTGCTCCGGCGTCTTCAAGGTGGTCGCGCCCGGCGGCGTCGAATTCGATACGCCGACGGTGAAATCGACGGGCGACATTGTCGACCACTCCGGGACCAATCCGAACTCGATGGCGCAGATGCGTTCGATCTACAACGGGCACAACCACAACGATCCGCAGGGCGGGACGGTGAGCACGCCCAATCAGGCGATGTAA
- a CDS encoding phage tail tube protein, giving the protein MPAPQGLLAGTASLSIDGTTYLITADFKYKPANRRRESLSGMDTVHGYKETISPPFISFNLRDWGGLTVADINTMTNVTVVAQLANGKTIIGRNMWTVEEQEVDSNDAKFDVRLEGPEGCVTETTAS; this is encoded by the coding sequence ATGCCTGCTCCGCAAGGTCTGCTCGCCGGCACCGCGTCGCTGTCGATCGACGGCACGACGTATCTGATCACGGCGGATTTCAAGTACAAGCCGGCGAACCGTCGTCGCGAGTCGCTTTCCGGCATGGACACCGTCCACGGCTACAAGGAAACGATCTCGCCGCCGTTCATCTCGTTCAACCTGCGCGACTGGGGCGGCCTGACGGTCGCCGACATCAACACGATGACGAACGTCACCGTGGTCGCGCAGTTGGCGAACGGCAAGACCATCATCGGCCGGAACATGTGGACGGTCGAAGAACAGGAAGTCGATTCCAACGACGCGAAGTTCGACGTGCGCCTCGAGGGGCCCGAAGGCTGCGTCACCGAAACCACTGCGAGCTGA
- a CDS encoding phage tail assembly protein gives MDDEKIIRFKNPITLKGDSVTYESITLREPTVDELDRSAQIEGSVYAANAALISFVAGVPLPVVRKMGKTDYEEATAFLSGFTWQPPQPGATSETAAQT, from the coding sequence ATGGACGACGAGAAAATCATCCGTTTCAAGAATCCCATCACCCTGAAGGGCGACTCCGTCACCTACGAATCGATCACGCTGCGCGAGCCGACCGTCGACGAACTCGATCGCAGCGCGCAGATCGAGGGTTCCGTCTATGCCGCCAACGCGGCGCTGATCTCGTTCGTTGCCGGCGTACCGCTGCCGGTCGTGCGCAAGATGGGCAAGACCGACTACGAGGAGGCGACGGCGTTCCTCTCGGGTTTTACCTGGCAGCCCCCGCAGCCTGGCGCGACCTCGGAGACCGCTGCGCAGACCTGA
- a CDS encoding phage baseplate assembly protein — MEDGDLYLSIGGQLITGWTDMRVTRGIERCPSDFDLGLTERFPGSANEVVVSPGDECQIQIGTDLVLTGYVDRYVPSYGPAEHAIRVSGRGKCQDLVDCSAVWPNGQISGTSAVDVATKLAAHYGITVNCDVQDLVKIPQFNVFIGETPFEIIERISRYSALLVYDQPDGNLRLARAEGQVKAASGIEEGLNVQTASIEYSAQDRFSEYVCFAQSVLSYTDAGIGPNAIARATDPVVKRTRERYIVAEFVQGFMDLVQRRATWEMQRRAGRSSGVVNVTVDSWRDSAGTLWTPNTLVDVSLPHLKLEQETWLIGEVIYRRTLEGGTTAELTVMDPRAYQPEPIALMPAFADGSTLGTGQ; from the coding sequence ATGGAAGACGGCGATCTGTACCTGAGCATCGGTGGTCAGCTCATCACCGGATGGACGGATATGCGCGTGACGCGCGGCATCGAGCGCTGTCCGTCCGATTTCGATCTCGGCCTCACCGAGCGCTTTCCGGGCTCGGCAAATGAGGTTGTCGTTTCGCCGGGCGACGAATGCCAGATCCAGATCGGCACCGATCTCGTGCTGACCGGCTACGTCGACCGCTACGTGCCGTCGTACGGGCCGGCCGAGCACGCGATTCGGGTGTCGGGCCGGGGCAAGTGTCAGGACCTGGTGGATTGCTCGGCGGTCTGGCCAAACGGGCAGATCAGCGGCACGTCGGCAGTCGACGTGGCAACGAAACTGGCAGCGCATTACGGCATCACCGTGAACTGCGACGTGCAGGATCTCGTGAAGATCCCCCAGTTCAACGTGTTCATCGGCGAGACGCCATTCGAGATCATCGAGCGCATCAGCCGGTACAGCGCGCTCCTGGTGTATGACCAGCCTGACGGCAATCTGCGGCTCGCGCGCGCGGAAGGTCAGGTCAAGGCGGCCAGCGGCATCGAGGAGGGGTTGAACGTACAGACCGCCTCGATCGAGTACTCGGCGCAGGACCGCTTTTCCGAATATGTGTGCTTCGCACAATCCGTGCTGTCGTACACGGACGCGGGGATCGGCCCCAATGCCATCGCGCGCGCCACCGACCCGGTGGTCAAGCGAACGCGCGAGCGGTACATCGTCGCCGAGTTCGTGCAGGGTTTCATGGACCTCGTGCAGCGACGTGCGACGTGGGAAATGCAGCGGCGCGCCGGCCGCTCATCCGGCGTCGTGAATGTGACCGTCGACAGCTGGCGCGATTCCGCCGGCACGCTGTGGACGCCGAACACGCTCGTCGATGTCTCACTGCCGCACCTGAAGCTCGAACAGGAGACGTGGCTGATCGGCGAGGTGATCTATCGCCGAACGCTCGAAGGCGGAACGACGGCGGAGCTCACGGTCATGGATCCGCGCGCCTATCAGCCCGAGCCGATCGCTTTGATGCCGGCGTTCGCCGATGGCAGCACGCTGGGGACCGGACAATGA